GCAGTAACAGCATTCAAAACAGCAATTCAGCAAGCCGACGGCGTCATTATCTGCACACCTGAATATGCCTTCGGAGTTCCAGGCACACTGAAAAACGCCCTGGACTGGACCGTTGCTAGCGGCGACCTCAATGATAAGCCCGTTTCCGCGGTCAGCGCCTCTCCCCTGAACACCGGCGGAGAAAAAGCCCTGGCCTCGCTCCTGCTTACCCTCACCGCATTGGGTACGCGGAAAAACGACGATTCTTCTTTATCTATCCCTAACATCAAACACAAGATCGATGCCAATCAACAGGTGTCGGATCAGGAGACTTTGGTGGCACTAAGACACCAAATCGATAACCTGCTGGCCATTATTGCTTCTTAGCCATTCACTTTGGCACTGTTGATAAAATACTATTTATTATTCGGCAAGCAAAAGACTACTATTTCGGTATACTATATATCTTTATTTTAATACATTTGACCTTTATCCACCTTAAACGTTCTAGAAATGAAATTTGAAACCTTGCAGCTTCATGCCGGCCAAGAGCCAGACCCAGTCACTAATGCCCGGGCAGTACCCATTTACCAAACTACCTCATACGTTTTCAATAGTGCAGAGCATGCCGCTAACCTGTTCGCATTGAAGGAGTTTGGATTTATATATTCTCGCATCATGAATCCGACGAATGATGTTTTCGAAAAGAGAATAGCTGCATTGGAAGGTGGCGTAGCAGCACTTGCAACGGGTTCAGGCCATTCAGCGCAGTTTATAGCCATCAATAACATTACTACAGTCGGCGATAACTTTGTGACCACATCATTCCTTTACGGTGGATCTCACAATCAGTTCAAAAACTCGTTCAAGAACATTGGCGTTGAAGCACGGTTTGCTGATGGCGACGATGTCAGCAGCTTTGAAAAACTGATCGATGATAAAACGAAATTTATTTACCTGGAAACCATTGGTAACCCGAGTTACAGCGTTCCCGATTTCGAAGCATTTTCAGCATTAGCTAACAAATATGACCTTCCATTGATCGTGGACAACACATTTGGAGCTGCCGGAGCGATATTTCAACCCATCAAATACGGTGCACACGTGGTAGTACAGTCGGCGACCAAATGGATCGGCGGCCATGGTACCTCTATCGGCGGCGTGATCGTGGATGCAGGGACTTACAACTGGGGCAATGGAAAGTACCCACAGTTTACCGAACCTTCACCAAGCTACCACGGACTGGTTTTGAATGATGTTTTCGGCATCGGCGGACCATTCGGTAACATTCAATACATCATCCGTGCCCGTGTGGAAGGTCTGCGTGACTGGGGACCATCATTGGCACCATTCAATTCGTTCCTCTTCCTGCAAGGGCTTGAAACACTTACTTTGCGTGTAGAACGTATTGCGGAAAATGCTTTGAAACTGGCCCAGTGGCTCGAAAAACATCCAAAAGTAGAAAGCGTGAACTACATTGGACTTGAAGGTAACAAGTACCACGGGCTGGCAAAAAAGTACCTGACACGCGGATTCGGAGGCGTACTTTCTTTCGCATTAAAAGGTGATAAGAAAACGGCTGAGAGCTTCGTGGATCATTTGACCCTGATCAGCAACCTGGCCAATGTAGGAGACGCCAAAACCCTGATCATTCATCCGGCTTCGACCACACATTCACAATTGTCTGAGGAAGAGCAAATTGCGGCGGGAGTCCTTCCTACTCAGCTGCGTATTTCAGTAGGTATCGAGCATATTGATGACATTATTGCGGATATTGAGGCTTCACTTGGTCAATTGTAGTTGGTTCTTGGTCATTGATTGTCAGGCGTGGTCATTTGTAGTCAAGAATGGTCATTCGTTGTCAGGTATGGTCAATTGTAGGCAAGAATCGTCATTTTTTGTCAGGTATGGTCATTCGTAGTCAAGAATCGTCATTTTTTGTCAGGTATGGTCATTGGTAGTCAAGAATCGTCACTTGTTGTCAGGTATGGTCATTCGTAGTCAAGAATCGTCACTTGTTGTCAGGTATGGTCATTCGTAGTCAAGAATCGTCACTTGTTGTCAAGAATTGTAAATGACAATCAATGTCAATCAATGACAATCAATGACAATCAATGACAATCAATGACAATCAATGACAATCAAAAAGGGTTACCAACGAATAAATACTCGTTAGTAACCCTTTTTCGATCAACAGCCTCTGCTATTCGTGAATGCCTTCTAATGCAAACATAAATGCAAATTGCAGGGCGACCTCCTTCAAATATTCAAATCGCCCGGACGCGCCACCGTGGCCGGCTTCCATATTGGTTTTCAGCAACAACACATTCTTATCGGTTTTATGCGTTCTGAGCCTTGCAACCCATTTGGCGGGCTCGAAATACTGAACCTGGCTATCGTGCAGCCCGGTGGTAACCAACATGTTCGGATAATCTTTCTTCTCCACATTGTCATAGGGCGAATAAGACTTCATATACACGTATGATTCTTTGTTCTTAGGATTACCCCATTCGTCAAACTCATTGGTTGTCAACGGAATACTTTCGTCGAGCATCGTGGTTACCACGTCTACAAACGGCACATCCGCGATAATTCCTCTCCATAACTCAGGGCGAAGGTTCGAAATCGCGCCCATTAATAATCCACCTGCGCTGCCCCCCTCGGCAAACAAATGCGCCGGAGAAGTGTATTTTTCCTTCACCAGATATTCAGCGCAGTCGATGAAGTCGAAGAACGTATTTTTCTTTTTGAACAACTTACCGTCCTCGTACCATTGCCTGCCCATTTCCTGTCCGCCACGCACGTGCGCAATCGCGTATATGAAGCCACGGTTCAACAAACTCAGCCTGGTACTGCTGAATCCTGCGTCCATACTGTTGCCGTAAGATCCGTATGCATAAAGCAGCAAAGGTGTCTCTGCAGATTTCGCGGTACCTTTTTTATACACCAATGAAATAGGCACTTTAATGCTATCACGCGAAATCGCATACAGGCGTTCGGTAACATATTCTTCCGGATCGTACCCTCCTATCACCTCCTGGCGCTTTTTGAGCTCCTTCGCCTTCGAGTCCATGTTATAGTCGTAGACCGAGTTTGGCGTGGTCAATGAGGTGTACACATACCGCAATGTCTTCGTGTCATACTCGGGATTGGAACCAGTGTAGGCCGTGTAGGCAGGTTCGCCAAAGTCTACATAATGCTCTGCTTTTGATTTAAGGTCCCTGATACGGAGTTGAAGCAAGCCATTTTTACGTTCTGTAATGACCAGAAAATCTTTAAAAACATCGATTCCTTCGAGTAGAACATCATTTCGGTTAGGAATAATCTCTTTCCAGTTTTCAACGCCCGTTTTTGTCAACGGCGTTTCCATCAGTCTGAAATTGAGCGCGTCTTTGTTGGTAACGATCAAAAACTTGTCATCCTGGTGATCAATGTCGTACAATACGTCCTTGATCCTTGGTTGGAAAATCTCAAAATTACCCTCCGGTTTGTCAGCATCCAGAATGCGGTACTCCGACGACATCGTAGCTGAGGAAGCAATGATGATGTACTTTTCAGATTTGGTCTTGCCTACACCAATATAATTGCTCTTGTCCTTTTCGGTATAAACGACCACGTCTTTCTTCGCATCCGAGCCAAGGGTGTGGCGCTTGATTTTTTCACTCAGCAATGTTTTAGGGTTCGTAGCCGTGTAAAACAATGTCTTGTTATCATTCCCCCATTCCGAGCCGCCACTCGCTGGATAAATCACATCCCTGAAGTTCTCCCCTGTTTCCAGGTTCTTGATGTAAATCGTATACTGTCGGCGCGAAACCGTATCCACACCGTAAGCCAGCAATTTATTATCAGGGCTGATGTTGAAGCCCACCGCCGAGTAGTATGGATGTCCTTCCGCCATTTTATCGACGTCCAAAAGAATCTCTTCCTCAGCTTCCAATGTTCCCTTTTTCCGGCAATATTTAAAGTACTGCTGTCCCGCCTCGCTTCTGGTATAGTACCAATATCCATTGCTGAAAACAGGTACCGACTCATCTTTCTCTTTAATGCGTCCTTTCATTTCGGAAAAAAGGTCCTCCTGAAACTTTTTGGTGCCGGCCATCATCGTGTCCGTGTAGGTATTTTCCGCTTTCAAATAATCCACAACTTTGGTACTATCCGGGCCTTCCTTGAAAAAATCAGCCATCCAGTAATACTCGTCATTACGCTTGTCGCCGTGCATTCCGGTCTCGTAATCCTTCATTTCTGCTACGGGAGGCGTTGCTCCCGGCCATTGATATGCTTCTTTCACTTCTTTATTTTGGTTACAGGAAAAAATGATAACAGCTAAAAACATTAAAATAATTCGCATAAGTCGGGGGTTAATTGAATGTATAATAAGAGTGATACTTATTCATTTATTAAAAAATATAATAAGTTCTAAATGTTACAAATGATTTAAAAGTATATACCTTTTTACCCGAATAAAATGTAAAAAACAATTGGTGTTTTCTTCCCGACAATCTACAAAAATCCGTCAGCAATCCATTTCAGTCCCTGCACATACATTATATTTGAGTTTCGTTAATAAACTTACCTCATGGATAAACCCGTTCACAAGCTTTTCCTTCTTGACGCCATGGCGTTGATATACCGCGCACATTTCGCATTTATCAAAGCCCCGCGCATTACTTCCAAAGGATTGAATACCAGTGCGGTTTTCGGATTTACAAACACACTTCTCGAAGTTTTACAGAAAGAGAAACCAACACATTTAGGTGTCGCTTTCGATACCGCTGCGCCCACTTTCAGGCACATTCAGTTTGAAGCCTATAAAGCCCAGCGCCAGGAACAGCCCGAGGATATCTCCATCGCGATCCCGCTGGTGAAGCGTTTGCTGAAAGCCATGTGTATTCCGGTTCTCGAACTGGATGGCTACGAAGCGGATGATATCATTGGAACAATTGCCAAAGAAGCTTCGCGGGAAGGGTTTGAGGTATTCATGATGACCCCGGATAAAGACTACGGCCAGCTCGTAGAGCAGCATGTATATATGTACAAACCTGCATTTCTTGGAAAGGGAGCGGAAACACTTGGCGTTAATGAAATACTGGAACGCTGGCAGATCAAGCGGATCGATCAGGTGATTGACATGCTTGGGTTAATGGGCGACGCCGTCGATAACATTCCCGGCATCCCAGGCGTAGGTGAAAAAACCGCCCAAAAACTGATCGAAGAATACGATACGATCGAAAACCTGATTACACACGCCGGTGAAATCAAAGGAAAACTGGGCGAAAAGATCCGTGAGAACTTTGATAAAGCGATACTGAGCAAGCAACTCGCGACCATCGATTGCAAAGTACCCGTTCCTTTCGACGCCCAGGATCTTACCATGTGCGCACCCAATGCGGACCAGATCGTTGAGCTTTTTGATGAATTGGAGTTCAAAACCTTAAAACAGCGGGTACTGGGTATCAGTCAGACAGGCCAGCTTGCTCCTACTGCAAGAACAGCGCCAGCTGCCAAAGAAAAAAAGGGCCAGCTGGACCTTTTTGGGAATCCTACCGAAGAACTGGGTAAGCAGCCGGCGATCATCAGCGAAGGCATCGCAGACGATGATGCCCCTGACCAGGCCTATGAAGACCTCCGGATACCCACGACCAAGCGCACGATTGACAATACATTCCACCGCTACCATACTGTGGACACGCCCGAGCTGATGAAAAGCCTGGCTTACTACCTGGGCTTGCAGGATGCGTTTTGTTTTGATACGGAAACGACTTCACTCGACACCATTGATGCTGAGCTGGTAGGCCTCTCGTTTTCTTATCTTGCCGGAGAAGCATTTTACATTCCCGTGCCCGCCGACCGTGAGAAAGCATTGGAAATACTGGAAAATTTCAGGCCGGTTTTCGAGAACGAGAACATTGAAAAGATAGGCCAGAACATTAAGTATGATTTGTTGGTCCTCAAAACGTATGGCATTGAAGTTCACGGAAAGCTAAGCGACACCATGCTCGCCCACTACCTGCTCGAACCCGATAAACGTCATGGAATGGACATTCTTGCAGCGTCCTATCTCAATTACGAACCTGTGTCGATCACTTCGCTGATTGGCAAAAAAGGCGTAAAACAAGGTACAATGCGTGACGTTGCGATACCTGAGATCACCCAGTATGCCGGCGAGGATGCGGACATTACCTTGCAGCTGAATACTATATTTTCAAAGGAACTTCCGAAGGTTAATGCATCAAAACTCTTTCACAGCGTTGAAATGCCGCTCTTGAAAGTACTGGCCGCTATGGAAAGCAAAGGTGTGCGGCTCGATAGTAATGCATTGAAAGAAATGTCCAATGTGCTCGAACTGGATCTGCGTCAAACGGAATCTGAAATTTACGAGATCGCGGGCCAGTCATTCAATATCAGTTCGCCAAAACAGCTCGGCGAAGTGCTCTTCGAAAAAATGAAGTTGATCGAGAAACCTAAAAAGACCAAAACCGGCCAGTATGCCACGGGTGAGGACATTCTTTCGGAACTGGAAAACAACCATGCAATCGCAAGGAAAATATTGGATTACCGGGAGCTGCAAAAATTAAAATCCACCTATGTGGATGCATTGCCTTTGTTGGTAAGTTCCAAAACGGGCCGCATTCACACGTCTTATAACCAGGCGGTGGCAGCGACCGGCCGGCTTAGCTCTACCAATCCCAACTTACAGAACATTCCAATCCGTACACCACGCGGCCGCGAGATCCGCAAGGCATTTGTACCGGATAACGATGATTTCCAGATACTTTCTGCGGATTATTCGCAGATTGAATTACGCATTATGGCAGCATTCAGTGGTGATGCGAGTATGATCGAGGCATTTAACCAGGGACGCGACATTCACGCTACTACTGCCAGCAAGGTATTTAAGGTACCCCTGGAAGAAGTAACCTCGGACATGCGGCGGAAGTCTAAAATGGTCAATTTTGGTATTATTTACGGGATTTCTGCATTCGGTTTGGCGCAACGCCTGGCGATACCCCGCGGTGAAGCCAGCGAGATCATCAGGGCGTATTTTGAAGAATTCCCGGCTGTAAAAGGCTATATGGACCGGATCGTAAATGATGCGAGGGAGAAGGAATTCGTAGAAACGATCCTGGGACGCCGCAGATATGTACCGGATATCAATTCACGAAACCAGACCAATCGTGGTTATGCGGAGCGAAATGCCATCAATGCGCCGATCCAGGGCTCTGCAGCGGATATGATTAAAGTGGCCATGATCAACATTCATGATTTTATCGCCAATGAGAAGCTTAAATCCCGCATGATCCTGCAAGTACATGATGAATTGGTTTTCGACGCACACCGCGACGAAGTGCCGTTGCTGAAAGAAAAAGTGGATGAACTGATGCGGAATGCCATTCCAATGGCGGTGAGGATGGAAACGGGGATAGGGGTTGGCGCGAATTGGTTGGAAGCGCATTGACGGGAATGGTCAAGAGTGGTCAGGGATGGTCAATTGTAGTCAAGAATCGTCATTTTTTGTCAGGTATGGTCATTCGTAGTCAAGAATCGTCACTTGTTGTCAGGTATGGTCATTCGTAGTCAAGAATCGTCACTTGTTGTCATGTATCGTCATTCGTAGTCAAGAATCGTCACTTGTTGTCAGGTATGGTCATTCGTAGTCAAGAATCGTCACTTGTTGTCAAGAATTGTAAATGACAATCAATGACAATCAATGACAACAAGTGACGATACATGACAACAAGTGACGATAAATGACAACAAGTGACGATACATGACAACAAGTGACGATAAATGACACCAAAACAAAAAGGTCCGCAAAAATCGATTTGCGGACCTTTTTGTTTTGTTAAATACTAAACTCCTATTTCGACAACCAGATCAGATCATTAATATCATCTTTTCCCGAAAATTGCCTGTCGATAGCGGCTTTGTAGTTCGCTGGATTTGTAGTCCGTTCAGAAGACGGATATTGCCAGCGCAAAGCAATGCGGCCAGAATTCCCTGTTCCCACTCCTGTCATGAATTTAGGGAACCCTGTGCGGCGAAAGTCAAAATAGGCCTCCATACCAGAGTTCATGAAGAACGCGAGGTATTTCTGCGTGATGATCTGCTCCAAACCGGCTGCATTGTTTCCGCTGTATTTTACTAATGGCTGGGCGTAATAAGTATCAAAACTGAAATTGATATTGTAGCTCACAAAATCGCTTGCATCGCGACCGCCTGATTTAGAGTACAACATAGATAGGGTCCCATCCTTCACGCCATAGAACTCCTGTGACGCTTTGATCCCCTTTTGATACCATACTTCGGCATTTCCAGCTGCCCAGCCTCTGTTTATCCCTTCTGCAATGTTGAAACACATTTCAGGGTAGCCCACTATGAAAATGTTCTCACCTGTGTATGTCGAATAGTAGCGTGAGCGACTCTGGAAAGAATATGCTCCGGGTGCAAATCCAGCACCATTGTCAATACCAGCTTTTGCAGACATGTCAGCTAAATCTTCCCCCGAGCTTGCGCCTACGAAAGCCGAAAAGTCTGATGGCAATTTTCCAGCTTTAAGCTGAGCGCCAGCTGGTTCCGTTGTAACCATTACGCGTGGATCCTTACGAGCGGTAAGTAGCCCCACGTAAGTTGCGGCCATGTTCTGGCGAGTAGCGTCAAAACCAAAGTTGTCGGGATTCGAAGGATATTTGTTAAAATTATTAGAAACAAATTCCAGATTATCTACCATTCCTTCTGGCAATGGGTACTTTGTAGGGTTTGCCAACATTGCAGCAAACTGGCTTTTGATATTAAGATCTGCATCAGCCTCCTTTTTGCTCAAACGAATCAACATACGCAACCTGAAAGCGTTGACCACTTTCTGCCATTTCGATAGTTTTCCGGCAAAATAGAAATCACCACCAACAGTCGTTTCTCCTTTCGCGATCAGCGCAGTCATATCCGAGTTTGACTCGTCAAGCCATTTGAGGATCTGAATATAGATATCCTTCTGTGAATCATAAACCGGAGTAAGGTTTTCCCGGCCCAGCACAGCCTCTTTCATTGGAAGGTCTCCCGCCCGCACGCTCATCTGGTCCAAAAAGAAAGCACGGAAAAACTTACCAAGTGCGCTATAGCCATTGACATCGGCAGCGCCTGTCTTCTTATGCTCCAATTCCATTTGAACGACATTCTTCAATGTAGTGTAATGGTTGGTAAAAGCGGACCATTGATACTCGTTATTTCCGTAATAATTGTAATTAATAGCGTAAAACTGGTTCCAGCGCATCTCTGAGCTGAATGGCTTACCTGTATTATTGAACATGTCCCATTCCACCCCCTGCAAAATCAATGAGGCTGGTGCCGTAGTCGCGCGGTTTGGATCTTTTTCAAGTTCTTCAAAGCTCTTTTCACATCCTGTAAGTAACAGGGCTAAAAAAGTGAATGTTCCGAGTAATATTTTGTGATGACGCATTATCTTCTAATTTAATTTTAGAGAAATTTATTATTTCAGGTTTCGTTAAAAGGTCAGATTAACATTTACCCCATAACGACGCATAGAAGGTGTTTGCGGGCTTGACTCTCCGCCAGATATGTACTGATTAAGATCGATATCCTTCTTCTCTGCGAAATACAGCAGATTCCTTCCCACCAAAGAAATAGATGCTGCACGGAACACTTTAGACTTCACAAGCCAGTTACTTGGGAGCGAATACCCAATAACAACTTCTCTCAGCATCGCAAAAGAGCGGCTCATCAGGTTGCCTTCCTCTGTGTTATAATAGCGGCTTACCCAATCCTGCACATACTGTTTTGTTGTATTAGGAGCGAACTGCAGTTCAGCAAGATTTGTGATGTTACCATCTACGTCAAAATTAAGTGCCTTTCCATTGGTTACCTGAACACCTTCTCCTGTGTAATTCTTGCTGTCGGAAACACCGGCCTTGAAACCCTGCCAATCCAGTTCTCTTGCCGCGCCAAGCGCTCCTTCTCCTAGCAACGCATTGCGTCCGCCACGGAATGTTTGCTTCTGTACATAGTTTGAAATCACGCCACCGATCCGGCCATCAAACTGGAAGCTCATGCTCACATTCTTGTACGCGAATTTGTTATTCACACCAAACACAAACTTAGGATTCATGTAGCCCAGGAATTGGCTTACAGGTGCATATATAGGCCTGCCGGAGTTGTCATTGATGATCTGCCCATCAGCTGTTTTTGCAAAAGCGCGACCATAAAACTTGTCCATTCTGTCGCCTACTTTCAAAAACGTGTTTAATGCATTCACACCTGGATAAATCTCTTTCAGCACCTCTTTATACGTTGAGTAGTTAGCAACGATATCCCAGTTAAGACCATTAGGATTTTTGATAGGCGAACCTGTAAGAGATAGCTCCCATCCTGTTTTTTGGGTATTGATACCATTTACCAGATAAGAACTATAACCCGTGGTAGTAGAAACAGGCAAAGCATAAATTCTTGGACCTTCATCGGAGATAAAATAGGTCGCATCCAATCCAATTCTGTTTTGCAAGATCCTGATGTCCAACCCAACCTCTGTTTGCGATGTTGTACTTGGTACAATTTTCGGGTTGTTCAACGTATTGGTGAAATATGCAGCTGGGGTATTATTGTACGAGAACGGAGTCGAGTATACAGCAGCATTCTGGTATGTAGGTCCGCCGTATGGAGAGAAATACTGATCCCCGTAACCAAGCGGATTGGCATCACCTAGTGCAGGCGTAGTTCCGATAGTCGCGCTTGTCAACCCGTCTTTCACATTCGCATAAGAACCTCTCAATTTAAGAAAAGAGATTACCTCTGGTATTGGCAAATAATCAGATAAGACTGTCGAAGCCGCCACAGATGGATAGAAGAAAGTGTTGCTACCTGATGGAAGCGTAGAAAGCTTGTCTACACGACCTGTTGTGGAAACTGTGAAAAAATCCCTGAAAGAAAAGTCAGCAGAGTAGTATGCAGAATTTACACGCATGTTCGATGCGAAATTTGAAGTACGAACAGGTCTGTATGAATTATTGAAATTATACAACCCTGGAACGTTCAGATAGTCCGTAGAACCAAACTGGGAGTTGTAAGCAAAATTACGCAAGTTACCACCCGCCCAGATTTTAGCATTAAAGCCCTCAAAGAGGTCTTTGTCGAACTTCACCAAGATGTCCGTATTGTTTTCGAACAAATTGCGACGATCCTCACGATAGTCACCTTTTGCCTCTTCACGGCCATAAGAAGTAGCTGAGTAAGGCATTTTCTCGTTCCTGAAGAGATTCCAGGTTGTGATTTGCGTCCTCATGGTTGCCTCTAAAAAATCATTGAACTTGTAAGTCATGGCAGCCTGGCCAATAATATCCGTTTTCTGATGTCCGCGAAGCCACTCATAGCTCATGAAATATGGGTTATTGTAACGCTGATACTCCGCGTATATCTGCTGAATACCTTCTTTTCCTGGCTGCCAGTAGTTACGCATATCATCCACATTCCAGTCAGCCCCAGCCCAAAAGATCATGTTATAAATGATAGAGTTTGGTCCGTAGTTAACGTCAGGAATGTTTGGTGAAAATTGGCGGTTGTATTGAAGGTTGGATTCAAACTTCCATTTTTCGGAGAATTTATAATCCGCTGTAATGTTGAAGTTTGTAATATTCAGCTTAGTATTTGGTACAATACCTTTCTGATAAATATTTGAAACCGAAAACCTGATGTTGTGCTTTTCTCCGGATGCTGAAACCGCAATGTTGTTTGTTGACAAAATACCGGTTTCAAGAAAACGTTTAAGGTTATCTTTTCCTCTGTTCACCCAAGGTGTTGCCGATCTCACTTTGGAAACCGGATCAACTGGGCTGTCATATTGCGGAATCAACTGTCCTTCAAATTTTGGTCCCCATCCTCCATCGTAATCACCATCATTCAAGCCACCTCCTTTACCGTCCACAAATGCATAACGGCCATGGTCACCAGGACCATACTCATCCTGTACTTTTGGGATCGAGTAAAAGCCCTTATCCATCATCGTCGACGAGTTAAAGTCAACTGAAAACCCTCTTTTGTCTTTCGTTCCTCTTTTGGTAGTAATCAAAATAGCACCATTCTTTCCGCGGAAACCGTAAAGTGCCGAAGCAGAAGCACCTTTCAATACCGAATAAGTATCAATATCATCAGGGCTCACGTTCCAGGTATCCGAGTTCACCGGTACACCATCCACCACAAAAAGTACGTCAGTGTTACCCCTAAGGTTGATGTTTGGACGTCTTAAAAGTTCAGGTTGCGCACCGATAGTTAATCCGGCAACTTTACCAGCCAGTGCATTAATTGCATTAGGTTCGCGCGCTTTAACCGTCGAAGCACCGTCCACCGTTTGAATGGCCACCCCAATTCTGCGAATGTCCTTTTTGATACCTAATGCAGTCACTACCACTTCATTAAGCTGACGTAGATCCGTTGCCAAAGTAACATCGATCGTACTACGTCCATTGATTTTTACTTCCTGGCTTGAAAATCCAAGGAATGAAAAGATAATGTCGGTTGTCTTGTCAGAAACCTCCAACCGGTACTTTCCTTCTGAATCTGAGATAGTACCGCTGGTCGATCCCTTGCCGACAATGCTAACCCCGGGAATCGGCTGGCTATCCTCCTGCGATTTGACCTGCCCTGTCACTACAATCTGGGCCATTGATATCTGCGATAACAGCAGACATCCGAAAAGTAAACAGGCCTGCGTACTTCGTCTGAAAATGTCCAGCCGTAAGTGTGAGTAAAACCTTTTAGTCATGAGCTAGAAATGTTTAGTTATAATTGTTAAGGAAAAAAATACATGGTTTACAAAGCGCAAAAGTCCTATTTATTGGAACAAACTGTGTTAAGTATTTATTAACATTATATAAACAAATCAAGCTGCCGTTTAACAGCTTGACATCAGCAAATTCTCAGGAGATTAGGCTACAATATACCTGTATTATCCGCGGCGCCAGCCGGGGTCTGCCCTCTCCTGCAAAAATGATCACACCACTACAAAGCCTCTGAATTCCTTTAAAATTAAAACATTTGAGTCACAAAAAATACACTTACCATCCAACTAATTAGCCGGTTAACAAGTTAATTACGGTTACTTTCCCGGTTAGACTTACCAGATTAATATTTTTATGCGAAATAATACCGCATTTGTATAAACCCGCTATACTCTTCCACTGGCTATCCGATGTCTTCACGGCCAAATATAACCAGCAAAAGATGGCAAAAATCAAAACTCCTTACGATATACGTAAAAACTCAAAATTCAACGGGGTTTAACATATGCCAGATCCGTCGCCTGAATCATTTCAAATTGAGGCGTTACTTTTCGTGCAACTTCCCGTATCAAGACGAACGGGTTTACTACGCCACAGAACGGTACACATATGTTCACGAAACGGGAAATTGAAATCATCTGTCTCATTGCCAGAGGAATGAGATCACAGATTGTCCGCGAAAGGCTTTATGTGAGCCATGAAATTATTAAAACCCACCCGAAAAATATACTGCGGAAGATCCGCGAGACGGAGAAGGA
The genomic region above belongs to Dyadobacter pollutisoli and contains:
- the polA gene encoding DNA polymerase I; this translates as MDKPVHKLFLLDAMALIYRAHFAFIKAPRITSKGLNTSAVFGFTNTLLEVLQKEKPTHLGVAFDTAAPTFRHIQFEAYKAQRQEQPEDISIAIPLVKRLLKAMCIPVLELDGYEADDIIGTIAKEASREGFEVFMMTPDKDYGQLVEQHVYMYKPAFLGKGAETLGVNEILERWQIKRIDQVIDMLGLMGDAVDNIPGIPGVGEKTAQKLIEEYDTIENLITHAGEIKGKLGEKIRENFDKAILSKQLATIDCKVPVPFDAQDLTMCAPNADQIVELFDELEFKTLKQRVLGISQTGQLAPTARTAPAAKEKKGQLDLFGNPTEELGKQPAIISEGIADDDAPDQAYEDLRIPTTKRTIDNTFHRYHTVDTPELMKSLAYYLGLQDAFCFDTETTSLDTIDAELVGLSFSYLAGEAFYIPVPADREKALEILENFRPVFENENIEKIGQNIKYDLLVLKTYGIEVHGKLSDTMLAHYLLEPDKRHGMDILAASYLNYEPVSITSLIGKKGVKQGTMRDVAIPEITQYAGEDADITLQLNTIFSKELPKVNASKLFHSVEMPLLKVLAAMESKGVRLDSNALKEMSNVLELDLRQTESEIYEIAGQSFNISSPKQLGEVLFEKMKLIEKPKKTKTGQYATGEDILSELENNHAIARKILDYRELQKLKSTYVDALPLLVSSKTGRIHTSYNQAVAATGRLSSTNPNLQNIPIRTPRGREIRKAFVPDNDDFQILSADYSQIELRIMAAFSGDASMIEAFNQGRDIHATTASKVFKVPLEEVTSDMRRKSKMVNFGIIYGISAFGLAQRLAIPRGEASEIIRAYFEEFPAVKGYMDRIVNDAREKEFVETILGRRRYVPDINSRNQTNRGYAERNAINAPIQGSAADMIKVAMINIHDFIANEKLKSRMILQVHDELVFDAHRDEVPLLKEKVDELMRNAIPMAVRMETGIGVGANWLEAH
- a CDS encoding S9 family peptidase; protein product: MRIILMFLAVIIFSCNQNKEVKEAYQWPGATPPVAEMKDYETGMHGDKRNDEYYWMADFFKEGPDSTKVVDYLKAENTYTDTMMAGTKKFQEDLFSEMKGRIKEKDESVPVFSNGYWYYTRSEAGQQYFKYCRKKGTLEAEEEILLDVDKMAEGHPYYSAVGFNISPDNKLLAYGVDTVSRRQYTIYIKNLETGENFRDVIYPASGGSEWGNDNKTLFYTATNPKTLLSEKIKRHTLGSDAKKDVVVYTEKDKSNYIGVGKTKSEKYIIIASSATMSSEYRILDADKPEGNFEIFQPRIKDVLYDIDHQDDKFLIVTNKDALNFRLMETPLTKTGVENWKEIIPNRNDVLLEGIDVFKDFLVITERKNGLLQLRIRDLKSKAEHYVDFGEPAYTAYTGSNPEYDTKTLRYVYTSLTTPNSVYDYNMDSKAKELKKRQEVIGGYDPEEYVTERLYAISRDSIKVPISLVYKKGTAKSAETPLLLYAYGSYGNSMDAGFSSTRLSLLNRGFIYAIAHVRGGQEMGRQWYEDGKLFKKKNTFFDFIDCAEYLVKEKYTSPAHLFAEGGSAGGLLMGAISNLRPELWRGIIADVPFVDVVTTMLDESIPLTTNEFDEWGNPKNKESYVYMKSYSPYDNVEKKDYPNMLVTTGLHDSQVQYFEPAKWVARLRTHKTDKNVLLLKTNMEAGHGGASGRFEYLKEVALQFAFMFALEGIHE
- a CDS encoding O-acetylhomoserine aminocarboxypropyltransferase/cysteine synthase family protein — translated: MKFETLQLHAGQEPDPVTNARAVPIYQTTSYVFNSAEHAANLFALKEFGFIYSRIMNPTNDVFEKRIAALEGGVAALATGSGHSAQFIAINNITTVGDNFVTTSFLYGGSHNQFKNSFKNIGVEARFADGDDVSSFEKLIDDKTKFIYLETIGNPSYSVPDFEAFSALANKYDLPLIVDNTFGAAGAIFQPIKYGAHVVVQSATKWIGGHGTSIGGVIVDAGTYNWGNGKYPQFTEPSPSYHGLVLNDVFGIGGPFGNIQYIIRARVEGLRDWGPSLAPFNSFLFLQGLETLTLRVERIAENALKLAQWLEKHPKVESVNYIGLEGNKYHGLAKKYLTRGFGGVLSFALKGDKKTAESFVDHLTLISNLANVGDAKTLIIHPASTTHSQLSEEEQIAAGVLPTQLRISVGIEHIDDIIADIEASLGQL
- a CDS encoding NADPH-dependent FMN reductase, producing MKRFNILGISGSLRPDSTNTVILRAFEAFLPANTNFKIFHGLDEIPHFSPGLDDTAAVTAFKTAIQQADGVIICTPEYAFGVPGTLKNALDWTVASGDLNDKPVSAVSASPLNTGGEKALASLLLTLTALGTRKNDDSSLSIPNIKHKIDANQQVSDQETLVALRHQIDNLLAIIAS